A genomic stretch from Bradyrhizobium quebecense includes:
- the hspQ gene encoding heat shock protein HspQ, with translation MIKARTAKFQIGQIVRHRVFSFRGVIFDIDPEFNNTEEWWLSIPEDMRPHKDQPFYHLLAENSETEYVAYVSEQNLLPDDSGEPIRHSQVAEIFVKDKSGGYRPRNPSLN, from the coding sequence ATGATCAAAGCGCGCACCGCCAAATTCCAGATCGGGCAGATCGTCCGTCACCGGGTGTTCTCCTTCCGGGGCGTGATTTTTGATATCGACCCGGAGTTCAACAACACCGAGGAATGGTGGCTGTCGATCCCCGAGGACATGCGGCCGCACAAGGACCAGCCGTTCTATCATCTGCTCGCGGAAAACTCGGAGACCGAGTACGTCGCCTATGTGTCCGAGCAGAACCTGCTGCCCGACGATTCCGGCGAGCCGATCCGGCACTCGCAGGTGGCGGAGATCTTCGTGAAGGACAAGTCGGGCGGCTACCGTCCGCGCAACCCGTCGCTGAACTGA
- a CDS encoding MFS transporter yields MSQRVNTQRREPLSRPSEPPTGRAPADAGGRLNQDNAPGSVHPGIVHLALAMGGFAIGIAEFATMSLLPFFAHDLHISEPQAGHAISAYALGVVVGAPVIAVLSASMARRTLLIALMGFFALMNGLSGLAPDYHTMLVLRFLAGLPHGAYFGIAMLVAASLVPIDKRTAAVGRVLLGLTIATTIGVPLANGVGQAIGWRWAFAIVAGLALLTAILVLIFAPRDVANSNASPLRELSALRRKHVWLTLGIGAIGFGGLFSVYTYLASTMLAVTHTSPALVPVTLCVFGAGLTAGNIIVPRFADRALMATAGGLLLWSAATLALYPLAAANFWTLSADVFLIGLGGALATVLQTRLMDVAGEAQSLAAALNHSAFNVANALGPWLGGMAVAAGYGWTSTGLVGAGLALAGFAVWAIAAALAAREGV; encoded by the coding sequence GCCGCCGACCGGGCGTGCTCCGGCCGATGCCGGCGGGCGCCTCAACCAGGACAACGCCCCCGGGAGCGTTCATCCGGGCATCGTTCATCTCGCGCTGGCGATGGGCGGGTTCGCGATCGGCATCGCCGAATTCGCGACCATGAGCCTGCTGCCGTTCTTCGCCCATGATCTGCACATCAGTGAGCCCCAGGCCGGTCACGCGATCAGCGCCTACGCGCTCGGCGTCGTGGTGGGCGCGCCTGTGATCGCTGTGCTGTCGGCGAGCATGGCGCGGCGGACGCTGCTGATCGCGCTGATGGGCTTCTTTGCGCTGATGAACGGCCTGTCCGGGCTCGCGCCCGACTACCACACCATGCTGGTGCTGCGCTTCCTCGCCGGGCTGCCGCACGGCGCCTATTTCGGCATCGCCATGCTGGTCGCGGCTTCGCTGGTCCCGATCGACAAGCGCACGGCGGCCGTCGGCCGCGTGCTGCTCGGCCTCACCATCGCGACGACGATCGGCGTGCCGCTCGCAAATGGCGTGGGGCAGGCGATCGGCTGGCGCTGGGCCTTCGCGATCGTTGCCGGTCTCGCGCTCCTGACCGCCATCCTGGTCCTGATCTTCGCCCCGCGTGACGTCGCCAACAGCAACGCGAGCCCGTTGCGTGAACTCTCGGCGCTCAGGCGCAAGCACGTCTGGCTGACGCTTGGGATCGGCGCCATCGGTTTCGGCGGACTGTTCTCGGTCTACACTTATCTGGCGTCGACCATGCTGGCGGTGACGCACACGTCGCCCGCGCTGGTGCCCGTCACGCTATGCGTGTTCGGGGCTGGCCTCACCGCCGGCAACATCATCGTGCCGCGCTTTGCCGACCGCGCGCTGATGGCAACCGCGGGCGGGCTGCTGCTGTGGTCGGCGGCGACGCTGGCGTTGTATCCGCTGGCGGCGGCGAATTTCTGGACGCTGAGCGCCGACGTGTTCCTGATCGGGCTGGGCGGAGCGCTTGCCACCGTGTTGCAGACCCGGCTGATGGATGTCGCGGGCGAAGCCCAAAGCCTCGCCGCGGCGCTCAACCATTCCGCCTTCAACGTCGCCAATGCGCTGGGGCCGTGGCTCGGCGGAATGGCCGTCGCAGCCGGTTACGGCTGGACCTCGACCGGTCTCGTCGGCGCCGGACTTGCGCTGGCGGGTTTTGCGGTCTGGGCGATCGCGGCGGCGCTGGCCGCGCGTGAGGGGGTATGA